The stretch of DNA TCAGCCATGGGCTACCATCTGTCAACAACGCAATAATCAAGAAACCTGCTCCTAATAAGAATATACCAGTAACCAAGACAAAGCCTGCTCCCCGCCTGTCTACCCAATTACCGCCTGCAACCCCAAAAAGAATGACGCTGATCGTTCCGGGAAATAAGACGCCACCCCCAATCAAACTGGTCGTCATCTGATACACTTCTCGCATCATATAGGGAACCATGGAAATAAATCCGGCAACGATTCCAAGGAGTATGCCGCCTAACAACACGCCGACAATGAACTTTCGCTTTTTGAATAAAGCGGGATCGATGAAAGGTTCCTTCACGCTACGTATCCGCCACGAAAACAACGCCAGCAAAATAATACTGGCGCTTCCATACAGCCAGTTATAATTCGTCATAAACAAGGAAAATGATACAATGCCCAGAACCAAAAGTCCTCCTCCAATAACATCAAGCGGCGCTTTTTTCGAAGGTGTGTCCGGAAGTGTTCTCATAAAGAACGGCAGTGTGACCAGCGTAATCATAGGCAGAACAAATAGATATGACCAATGCACAAAGTCTGCGATCAATCCTCCCAGAACCGGACCGATCCCTTCTCCCAAGGCCACAGTCGAACCGATCAATCCGAAGGCTTTGCCCCGGTGCCGGTGATCTACACAAGTGGCGACAATGACCACAATGAGCCCTGGAACGACGGAAGCGCCTACCCCTTGAATGAATCGAGCAAGCAGCAAACCCGGAAACCAGGTATGAAGCAATAGGCCCGCCATCGATCCACCGGCGTAAAGACACAGGCCAAAGCGCAACAATCGTTTCACACCGAACGCATCAGCTATTTTCCCATAGACCGCGGTTCCTGCCGCAAAAGAAAGCATAAAGCTTGTATTAACCCAATTCGCTGCAGACGGCTCAATTCCGAATTGGGCACTAATGTCCGGCAACGAAACATTAAATACCGTCTCATTTAGCACGCTAAAAAATGCAAGAATGATGAGCCAAATCAAGAATTTTGGGAAAGCTCCCGCCACCTGTTGTTCCATTCGTATAATACCCCTTTATATCGTAAGGGGAACATGCAGTTTATAGGGCCAGTGATGCGTGATCCCCTTTGTTTTGTGCCCAGTTTTTTGTATCGCACTTCATTGTAACGCCTCCAATAATGTAGTTAATGACTTTGTTCCAACGCAATGATACCCTGCCTGAGAAAATAAATCATAGTAAAAAATAATTTATAATCAATTATTGCTTGGCTTCTTCTTCATCAAGTTACCTACTTAAATTCACTATGCTTTGGATAACTGACTTAACCTCTGCGGAATCTTTAATGATAAATAAGTCATCAGCTTCTCCCTCTCTAGGATCGATGTTATGCCCAAGATCATACTCTGCATCTTGTCTACTTAGCACTTCCTTAAAATTCGAAGCAGTTCGGAAGATCGATTTACTGCGGCAACTGTTACGAACACGTTCCTCCAAAATAGGGTTCGGAAGATCAAAATGAACAAGAACGCTTCTAAAACTTTTGCTATGAAAATAAACAAGCAGCTCTGATCGATTTTTCAAATTAAGGTTTGAATTACTAAGGATAAGATGATAATTCGTCATCTGTACCGCATAATCTACTATGGTATTTGTAATGGCATATTTGATTATGTTGGGTCCCTGCTCTGGACGTAGTGATTTATAGTGTGTATTAATGAATTCAGCATGATGATCTTGATCTATTACAACAGAATTCTTCAGTTGCTGTTCTAATTCTTTAGCAAATGTAGTTTTACCGCTGTGGGTCTTGCCCACGGTTATAATGGCGAGCCGTTTCACAGCACACCTCCTTTAAAGAGACTTCAACCAAGATCACACAGTTTCGTTCTGATATGTCTCATATCATAATTCGACCGAACAGTATTTTATTCCATTTGGCTACCCCTTCTTCCTGTAGCACATTCGTAATTTTACAATCCGGTGGCACAACGATCTTCGTCTTACCATGACTTGACAAAAGAGGTTTATCACAATAAACTTCGTGTAGCAGGGAGCGATCACATGGAAAGCTACAAATTGTTCGATGCCGAATACAAATTTGCATGCCTGATTTGGGATCATGAACCCATTAATTCCACAGATCTTGTTAAACTGAGCCAGGCCAATCTGGGTTGGAAAAAGTCCACGACGTATACCGTATTAAGAAAACTGTGTGAACGGGGAATTCTTAAAAATGAGAAAGCAACGGTCACGGCTATTGTTAAGCGGGAAGATGCTCAGAAATATGAAAGTCAGACGGTTGTTGAAAAAGCATTCAACGGGTCGCTGCCGCAGTTCTTAACCGCATTTTTAGGAGAGAAGAAGCTGTCAGAGAAGGAAGCGGAAGAATTAAAGCGGATTATTGAGGAGGCGACCCAATGACGAGTCTGTTTCTTACAATTCTTAATATGAGCATTACGGCAAGCTATGTCGCCCTTGCGGTGATTTTGGCGAGATTTCTACTTAGGCGTGCCCCTAAAATATTCAGCTATATTTTATGGTCGGCCGTCATCATCAGACTGGTGATCCCCGTGAGCTTCACCTCAAGCTTCAGCATATTAAGGTGGGTGCAGCCAGAGTACCAAGCTCAGACAAACACAAGTTCCATAGAGTTCGTATCGAAAGACATGGAGATCTTGAAAAATCCGGTCGTAGACCATGGAGTTCGGGAAATCACCCGCTTGATCCATTCTTCCCTTCCGGGCACTCCCCCAATAGCAAGTGCAAATTTACTGCAGATCATCCTGTGGATTGGAACGATCATCTGGATCGCCGGCGCTGCCTTACTCCTTCTTTACAGTATTATCTCATATCTGAAAATTATGGCTAGAATCCGAACGGCAACGCTCGTTAAGGATCATATTTTTGAGACCGATCAAATTACAACTCCGTTTGTCTTCGGATTCCTGAGACCAAGAATCTACATTCCCACCGGCATGCATGAGCAAGAGCTATCTTACATTTTATTGCATGAAGAGACTCATATCCGAAGACGTGATTACTTGATTAAGCCTTTTGCATTCATACTCCTAATCATCCATTGGTTTAATCCTTTAATGTGGCTGTCTTATGCGCTGATGTGCAAAGATATGGAGATGTCCTGTGATGAGCGTGTCGTGAGCAGAATGGGCGAACAGATTAAGGGCAGCTACTCTAAGACCCTGCTTTCCCTGTCATTAAGCAGAGGCCGGTTCATCTCCGGCAGCCCGCTTGCTTTTGGAGAGAGCAATGTTAAGGCCAGGATTCGGAATGTTCTCTCTTATCGCAAGCCCTCTTCCTGGATGCTTGTAAGCTCCATTCTGCTTATTGCCGTCTTCGCCGTTGGGTGTACGACCAATCCTAATTCTAAGACTATATCTCTAGAGCCTTCTAAGCAGCCTCTCTATTCCGGCTACAATATGGAAACGCTAATGAAGAACAAGACCCTTTATGTAGGTAATCATATCAAAGTAGGGGGGCTTATTGGCGGAATGCCAAGACCTGAAGGACTCGAAGCTAAAGGGCTTGAACTCCAGACAACTAAGCAGCCCTATGGAGTCATTGTCCATTATTTAATGAACGACTCAGCGGAAGTGATGAAGGAAGGGGCACCCAACGTTGAGGCTTTTTACCGTAACGCCATTCTGCTCCTGAGCCTGATTGATAATGTGGGTTATATTACTTATTCCATGGTTGACCATACCGGCAGGCTGAACGGAGAGACGTATAACTGTACTTTCACAAGAGAGCAAGCCGAGCAATTCCTTGGAGAAGATGTCCGGCGCTATGCCGATGATGAAGCAAGCCTGCGGAAGTTGATCGATCGGTTAAATAACCAGTCCTTCAATGTGGCAAACTCTGCTTCTTCACTCTAAAGCCATAAACACTAAAGAACCCGAGCAACGGAGTGCTTATTCTCCTGCCCGGGTTCTTTAATACAATACCTATTATC from Paenibacillus sp. CAA11 encodes:
- a CDS encoding MFS transporter, which produces MEQQVAGAFPKFLIWLIILAFFSVLNETVFNVSLPDISAQFGIEPSAANWVNTSFMLSFAAGTAVYGKIADAFGVKRLLRFGLCLYAGGSMAGLLLHTWFPGLLLARFIQGVGASVVPGLIVVIVATCVDHRHRGKAFGLIGSTVALGEGIGPVLGGLIADFVHWSYLFVLPMITLVTLPFFMRTLPDTPSKKAPLDVIGGGLLVLGIVSFSLFMTNYNWLYGSASIILLALFSWRIRSVKEPFIDPALFKKRKFIVGVLLGGILLGIVAGFISMVPYMMREVYQMTTSLIGGGVLFPGTISVILFGVAGGNWVDRRGAGFVLVTGIFLLGAGFLIIALLTDGSPWLISGALILIFGGLSFVKTVISTTVADALGSDETGSGMGFLNYACFLAEGIGIAVVGGMLVQHSLDLRIIPTITDPRAYLYSNLALLLLGVLMVCGTVFWFTVRRAKRITDT
- a CDS encoding ATP-binding protein — protein: MKRLAIITVGKTHSGKTTFAKELEQQLKNSVVIDQDHHAEFINTHYKSLRPEQGPNIIKYAITNTIVDYAVQMTNYHLILSNSNLNLKNRSELLVYFHSKSFRSVLVHFDLPNPILEERVRNSCRSKSIFRTASNFKEVLSRQDAEYDLGHNIDPREGEADDLFIIKDSAEVKSVIQSIVNLSR
- a CDS encoding BlaI/MecI/CopY family transcriptional regulator — protein: MESYKLFDAEYKFACLIWDHEPINSTDLVKLSQANLGWKKSTTYTVLRKLCERGILKNEKATVTAIVKREDAQKYESQTVVEKAFNGSLPQFLTAFLGEKKLSEKEAEELKRIIEEATQ
- a CDS encoding M56 family metallopeptidase, which codes for MTSLFLTILNMSITASYVALAVILARFLLRRAPKIFSYILWSAVIIRLVIPVSFTSSFSILRWVQPEYQAQTNTSSIEFVSKDMEILKNPVVDHGVREITRLIHSSLPGTPPIASANLLQIILWIGTIIWIAGAALLLLYSIISYLKIMARIRTATLVKDHIFETDQITTPFVFGFLRPRIYIPTGMHEQELSYILLHEETHIRRRDYLIKPFAFILLIIHWFNPLMWLSYALMCKDMEMSCDERVVSRMGEQIKGSYSKTLLSLSLSRGRFISGSPLAFGESNVKARIRNVLSYRKPSSWMLVSSILLIAVFAVGCTTNPNSKTISLEPSKQPLYSGYNMETLMKNKTLYVGNHIKVGGLIGGMPRPEGLEAKGLELQTTKQPYGVIVHYLMNDSAEVMKEGAPNVEAFYRNAILLLSLIDNVGYITYSMVDHTGRLNGETYNCTFTREQAEQFLGEDVRRYADDEASLRKLIDRLNNQSFNVANSASSL